From Streptomyces sp. NBC_00683, one genomic window encodes:
- a CDS encoding MarR family winged helix-turn-helix transcriptional regulator produces the protein MELLSVSLGAYYGDFTIAAASENLTASQGKALTVLRRGPAAMRALAHTLTCDASNMTGIVDRLEKRGLVRREPSPCDRRIKNVILTAEGERVADTIRAKMRTTQEGLDRLTDEERDSLHTLLERVFPTRPCT, from the coding sequence ATGGAGCTGCTCTCGGTGTCCCTCGGCGCCTACTACGGCGACTTCACCATCGCGGCAGCGAGCGAGAACCTCACCGCGAGCCAGGGCAAGGCGCTGACCGTGCTGCGCCGGGGCCCCGCCGCAATGCGCGCCCTGGCCCACACCCTCACCTGCGACGCCTCCAACATGACCGGGATCGTCGACCGGCTGGAGAAGCGCGGCCTGGTGCGCCGCGAGCCCAGCCCCTGCGACCGGCGCATCAAGAATGTCATCCTCACCGCGGAGGGCGAGCGCGTCGCCGACACGATTCGCGCGAAGATGCGCACCACGCAGGAGGGCCTGGACAGGCTCACCGACGAGGAGCGGGACTCCCTGCACACCCTGCTGGAACGAGTCTTCCCTACCCGGC